The following DNA comes from Cryptococcus deuterogattii R265 chromosome 2, complete sequence.
TCTGAGAGATGAATCCTATTATCCATGCAAATGCCAAAACTGTCACAGTAATACAAGATATGTTAATGCTATACCCTCTTGCTCCGCCTCCGTGTACTCTGCCATCATCTGTCTAACTTCAATGCGACTTGGGACGCCGCTTTTTctactctttcttctctaaAACCTTTACCCCTGTatcatccttgccttcttccacctgcggttgctcttcttcttctgacaCAGGTTCAggcccctcctccacttcgCCAACCTGTATCTTGGCCAACTGTCCTTCGACCATCCTCCTGAACctgccatctcttcttgatatCAAGTCTTCATAAGTGCCGTCCTCAACAACCTTACCACCTTCCAAGAGTACGACTCTATTGGCGGATgcaatggaagagagacgGTGCGCAATAAGAATGACGGTGATGTCCGAGTTGGCGAAGAGATCATTGAGAGCGGCGTTTACCTGTATTCTTTGTTAGCTCAGGCGCAGTCATATCAAGTAAGAAACATACAGCACGTTCGGACTCAGAATCCAAAGCACTTGTCGCTTCATCCATCAGAAGAACCGAGGGGTTTCCGACAAGAGCACGAGCAATGGCAattctttgcctttgtcCGCCAGACATACTGTTTTTAGTGACTATACATGGATCGTCAGCAAAGTGTTTCACTAAGGTATGATCGCACCCACTCAAAGTGTCATAGCCTTGAGGCAGCTTCTCAATAAAGTCGCAGTGGGCCACTTGCGCTGCTCTCTTGATGTCCCCTCGAGTAGCATTGGGATGGCCGTATGCAATATTCTCTTCAATGGTACCGCCAAATAATACAGGGTCCTGTTGAACCACACCAATGCGTGATCTCCAGGACTCAGGGATGTACTTTCGAATGTCGTTGTCCGAGAAAAGAACAGAGCCGGAAGTGGGGTCATAGAATCggagaagcagaagttGAATTGAAGATTTACCAGAACCAGAACCACCAACAAGAGCGattctttctcccttgTCGATCTTCAAGTTCAGACCGTTAAGGACCTTGGTGTCAGGCCTAGAAGGATACGCAAAGTCGACATTCCTCAATTCAATTGAACCGGCATCAGCCTTGGGTAAGAGTTCACCGGATGAGAGTGGGAtcggagaagggagagcaTGAAGACCGATGATACGTTGAGAAGCACCGACACCCTTCATGAGACCAGTGAAGAATCCAGCAAGAGCTTTGAGAAAAGGTCAGCAACGATCAGTTGATATTTGGAAGCAGACTTACTGTTGAGAGACCACTCAATCCAGTTGACGTAGATGAAAAGCGAAGTCATATCACCAACAGAGATTTCTCCCCGTTTGACCAGCACACCGCCATAGATCAAAAGACCAATCATTCCAATGTCTCCGGCAACCTCGTTTGCACCTTGGAATATACCGTTGGCGAAagtctccttcttctggaGCTTGTAGACTCCATCGACCTTGGAAGCATAGAGTCCCTTTTCCATAGGTTGGGTGTTGGATGACGTGATGGTTCGGTGGGCAGACAAACGTTCCTCGGCGAGTTTAGACATGCCACCCATTGCCTCTTGAGTCTTCAAAGACAATTTGCGGATGAATCGGCCATAGAAAAAGGTACCGATAGCGATAGGCGGAATGATACAAAGCATGGCAACGGTAAGAGTAGGAGAGATCAACCACATAGCAATGACACCGGCACCAGCACCAAGGACAGCCTTCAGACCTTCACCGAGATTTTCACTGAGCGACTGGCCGACAATGGAGGTGTCTTGACCGAGTCGAGAAAGGGCGTCACCAACGCCAGCAGTCTCGATGTGAGAAGGTGGCATAGAGAGATACTTGTCATAAGTTTTGTTCCTGCAATAGGTTAATAAAAGTCATATCCTGTAAATGAGATCGCACGTACCTAATGCGAGCAACCGTACGCTGTCCAGCAAGCCGAAGACAAACACTTCTACCTGAATTGGCCGCCGCGCCAATCAGTAAGATCGCTGCCAAAGCTCCAGTAGCATGTTCCAGGGGTAACCCAAACAATAACGTTTCATCAGAGCCCGGCGCAAAGAAATCGATAATTCGGCCGATAGCCCATGGAATCGACAAGTTGACAGCTGTGGACACCGAAAGGAAGGCGACGCCAGCAGTTAAAAGTTTCCATTCCGGCTTTGCGAGCGTGAGAAGTTTCAGAACAGAAGAAGCATCTGGTTTTGCGTCTTTCCCggaagaagtgggagaTGTCGTAGGAGATGCAGTGGCAGATGGGAGTTTAATTggctgaggaggatgtaTGGGGATAGGAGATGGCGCGCATTCGTCCTCAGgccccttctctttctcggTGTTCCCTTCCTGCTTGCTGGACTGCGAGTAGTATCTTAGTCTTGACTGAAACAATAGCTGTCGTAATTGAGGATGCAATGTCGCTGCGTGGGCTGGGACGGGGAGGTTGGGGGGAAAGCGTCTCCGGAGCGGAGTACGTATGAAGTTCGCTGCCAGGCCTAAGCCTTGTCTTGACAGCATTGTTGTGCTCCTGAGCGGATTTTGCGCCCGGTATAGGAAGTGTCGTCTTTTATAGGTtttgtggaaagagaagatgcagAGCCGGTTGCAGAGAAAAGTCGAAAGTCCCAATTCCCCTCCAGAACGGATTAACTCGGGATTTAATTCACACCTCAAatttcaatctcatccacgAGTACTTTTTGTTTACGTTCATTCAAGAGCTACCACTCAGCCTCAAGAGCCAAAATGGTCAACGCAGCACGAAAGAGTAAGCCGTCACCATCTGTATGAAGCTTACCGCTGATGCATTGCAGACCTTATGTCTCGCAGAAACCACAAGGAGCGGGCTCAACCTCTCCACCGTGCCCGGCTCGGTCATCTCGAAAAACACAAAGATTACGTGCACCGTGCACGAGACTACAAATCGAAGCAAGAACGTATTCGGAAGCTTCGTGAGAAGGCGGCATTCAGGAACAAGGATGAGTTTTACTGGGGTATGGTCAAGGGAAAGACCAAAGGTGGTGTAGCTATTGGAGAGCGAGGGTTCGAGGCGCTAAGCACTGAAGTCGTCAAACTTTTGAAGAGTCAGGACTTAGGTTATATCAGGGTTCAGATAgcaaaagatgaaaaggtaATTTCCATTACTGCTTTCCGGAATCCGTAACGCTAAACTCGAGGCTCACAGGCCATCACTAAACTTCGGGCAGAACTCGAAGTCACTGCTCCCGCTTCACGCACTTCTGAGGAATGGTCCGCTGCGTCTGAGCTAGCcgaggtggagaagctcGCGGAAATGGGTGTCATTCTCAGCCCTGCTTTGTCTAgcaagaaaggaaaaggaaagagcaaAGCTCCCGCTGAGAGTCATGTGGTATTTGTAGATGATCGGGATGAATGTAAGTCGTAGTCTACTGATGTTGCTGACATCCTAGTTGAAAATTACGGGAATGAgtccgaagaagaggaacagcAGAaattggaggaagagcaggtCGACCTAGGCTGGGAAGAACCACAGCctgtgaagaagagaaaggcaAAGACCATTGAGCCAACGAAGGAAGAGTTCAATGAGGAAGCAGCggctgaagaagcaagggTGCGTTTCCGCcgtatatatataatatatatgCGCTCGGCTAACGACTCTATTGAAGGAATATCGTCTACAACTTCTTTCAGATCTTTCAGCCCACTTGAACCGACTCAAATTATTGCGTCAAGCGGAGGCTAAGTTGGAAACAACGAAAGGCCTTATGGGAAAAGGTGCTGTCAAAAAGGTGCGAGAGCATGGATGGGTTGAAGACGAATCTCAACCGGAAGATCGTAACGGGGACAGGAAGAAATGGCAGGGCAAGATctggaagtggaagatggaaaggagaaagtgAAGTTGTACAATATATCCTTGCGATTACACGGATTTCTTTGTCTCACCATGTATATTACCCTTGTATACTGCTGCTGTTCAACAGATCCTTTTGTATCCTGGCGCTTTGGTAATACCATCCATGTTGTTGCTTTACTAAATGGCGTCTGGTGATGGTAGACCGCGGTGCCTCAGTATCACAAATCTTCTCTTAAGCCGCCACTCGCCAAGTCACGTGACCTATGCTTATAACCTCCACCGGCGTCATTGTTGTATACACGGGCGCCGGCTTTGTGACGAGGAAGACCGACGACTACCCAAAACTTCTGTTTAATAATAACAGTAGTTCAAAAACGGGATTTCTCTCTAAAATACCCCGGCTAGGATTCGCTATGCCTCCTCGCAAGAAGGCGGTCAATCCCTCTCCGTCTCTTCTAGCATcgcctttgccttccacAAGCGCGGTCGAGAGAATGCCCGTCCCTGCAACACCTTCTAATCTACGACAACGGAGATCACAAAATACAACTAAGGAAGCGGGTGGGAAGGATAATGTCGAGTTTAATGTcaaattgaagaagaatgtaAGCATCTCTATTTTATGACCTTGATGAAGCAACGCTGACTGTGGGACGTATCTTCAGAATGACGGAAGATACCATGTAGGTGATTCCGTTTCAGAGCAAGAAGCATCGCTAACTTGACCTTTGTACATTAATGTTAAAAGTTATTGGGTTGGTTTGCGTTATCAATTTTCAAAGAGATAGAAAGCTGAACTGCCCTTATTAGCTCCAGGAACCCCTTTTGACGAGATTGGTATGCCTGTCTTGTGCCAAAAAGTTATAAAAAAAAGCTTAACCAACTGGACCTTGGATCAAATATAGATCTTAGTGAatactccttcttctcgcatCATGATGAAACCCCACGTCAAGACAAGCCTACCAGCTGGAAAGAATGGATTTTTGGACGCAAGGTAAAGTCTTCCTTAGCTAATATCTTTACTGCTCTGGTCGTTAACGTCACTGTAtagttctttttttccgcGTAAGACATCTCCCCATGTAATTGCATTCGGTATCTATGTTGACCAACTATCAGAGGTATTCTGCTTGGTATTATTATTGCTATCTGGGCAATGGacttttcctcccttccgTAGGTCTTTTTCCTGAAACTGGTATTGTGTGGCGCCTTGCTCATGCCTTTCTAAGGGCCGATATGAAAGATGTTTGGACTTCCCTCCCCACTTCTTTAGATCCTCGCGACCTGGTCTCCAACTTGACTGTAATAGACACTGCCCGAAGAGCTTTGGAAAATCGCGATTTCACAGTGGGCGAAGAGGTGAAGGCGGAGTTCGGTATTGAGAAGCACCACCCAATTATTCTTGTCCCTGGTATCGTGTCAACAGGTTTGGAAAGTTGGGGGACGGAGGTTGTAGCAAGGAACTTTTTCAGGAAGAGGTTATGGGTGGGTATATTCTCCTTTATTTACTGTACTTAACACGACAAACAGGGTACATCGACAATGATTAGAGCTGTATTGAGTAATAAGTCAGTCATCCGAAATTCCGAAATTCATTGCCATGGGATGCTAGCTTATTGACCAGTATAGGGAGCGATGGGTACAAGCTCTCAGCATAGATCCGGAGACTGGTTTGGACCCACCAGGCTTCAAGATTAGAGCTGCCCAGGGTCTGGACGCAGCGGTATGTCTGTTTCCTGTTCATATAGACCGACGACGTCTAACCGTCCGCCATGTAGTCTGAGTTCATTCAGGGCTATTGGATTTGGCAGAAGGTTGTCGAAAACCTCGCTACGGTGGGATATGACACCAACTCTATGGACTTGGCTGCCTATGATTGGCGTCTGGCTTATTACAACCTTGAAATCCGAGATGCTTACTTTACAAGGCTCAAGAACAAAATTGAGATGTTTCATTGGCATAACAAGCAAAAGGTTGTGCTCTGCTCTCATTCGTGAGTAAAGTAACGATAAAATATAAAGCTACGCTAAATTAGTGTGACAGAATGGGTGGAACTCTATTAGTCGTGAGTAGATCGAAACAATGTCCCCTCATGACCGTATTAATTGTCGTCGCAGTACTTGTTGGTCAGAGAGTTTATACTGGCTAAGAATACTGATTGATCT
Coding sequences within:
- a CDS encoding ATP-binding cassette transporter, whose amino-acid sequence is MLSRQGLGLAANFIRTPLRRRFPPNLPVPAHAATLHPQLRQLLFQSRLRYYSQSSKQEGNTEKEKGPEDECAPSPIPIHPPQPIKLPSATASPTTSPTSSGKDAKPDASSVLKLLTLAKPEWKLLTAGVAFLSVSTAVNLSIPWAIGRIIDFFAPGSDETLLFGLPLEHATGALAAILLIGAAANSGRSVCLRLAGQRTVARIRNKTYDKYLSMPPSHIETAGVGDALSRLGQDTSIVGQSLSENLGEGLKAVLGAGAGVIAMWLISPTLTVAMLCIIPPIAIGTFFYGRFIRKLSLKTQEAMGGMSKLAEERLSAHRTITSSNTQPMEKGLYASKVDGVYKLQKKETFANGIFQGANEVAGDIGMIGLLIYGGVLVKRGEISVGDMTSLFIYVNWIEWSLNTLAGFFTGLMKGVGASQRIIGLHALPSPIPLSSGELLPKADAGSIELRNVDFAYPSRPDTKVLNGLNLKIDKGERIALVGGSGSGKSSIQLLLLRFYDPTSGSVLFSDNDIRKYIPESWRSRIGVVQQDPVLFGGTIEENIAYGHPNATRGDIKRAAQVAHCDFIEKLPQGYDTLITKNSMSGGQRQRIAIARALVGNPSVLLMDEATSALDSESERAVNAALNDLFANSDITVILIAHRLSSIASANRVVLLEGGKVVEDGTYEDLISRRDGRFRRMVEGQLAKIQVGEVEEGPEPVSEEEEQPQVEEGKDDTGVKVLEKKE
- a CDS encoding U3 small nucleolar RNA-associated protein 11; the protein is MVNAARKNLMSRRNHKERAQPLHRARLGHLEKHKDYVHRARDYKSKQERIRKLREKAAFRNKDEFYWGMVKGKTKGGVAIGERGFEALSTEVVKLLKSQDLGYIRVQIAKDEKAITKLRAELEVTAPASRTSEEWSAASELAEVEKLAEMGVILSPALSSKKGKGKSKAPAESHVVFVDDRDEFENYGNESEEEEQQKLEEEQVDLGWEEPQPVKKRKAKTIEPTKEEFNEEAAAEEAREYRLQLLSDLSAHLNRLKLLRQAEAKLETTKGLMGKGAVKKVREHGWVEDESQPEDRNGDRKKWQGKIWKWKMERRK